From a single Larus michahellis chromosome 18, bLarMic1.1, whole genome shotgun sequence genomic region:
- the HCRT gene encoding hypocretin neuropeptide precursor: protein MAAARQSLPECCRQKTCSCRIYDLLHGMGNHAAGILTLGKRKSVPPAFQSRLYRLLHGSGNHAAGILTMGKRGEPPGPACHGASGCPGGADPQPTPALRGSAASPAECQGHSGKDLTKSQAQGAAKSFY from the coding sequence ATGGCCGCCGCCCGGCAGAGCCTGCCCGAGTGTTGCCGGCAGAAGACCTGCTCCTGCCGCATCTACGACCTGCTGCACGGCATGGGCAACCACGCCGCCGGCATCCTCACGCTGGGCAAGAGGAAGAGCGTCCCGCCGGCGTTCCAGAGCCGGCTCTACCGCCTGCTGCACGGCTCCGGCAACCACGCCGCCGGCATCCTCACCATGGGCAAGCGCGGggagccccccggccccgcctgcCACGGCGCGTCGGGCTGCCCCGGGGGCGCGGATCCCCAGCCCACGCCGGCGCTGCGGGGCTCGGCCGCCAGCCCCGCGGAGTGCCAGGGACACTCGGGGAAGGACCTGACGAAGAGCCAGGCTCAGGGAGCTGCCAAGAGCTTTTACTGA